Proteins co-encoded in one Terriglobales bacterium genomic window:
- a CDS encoding GntR family transcriptional regulator has protein sequence MRLWISHTSDIPIREQLGTQIVLGIVSDDLKPGSRLPSTRELARRFRVHANTVSAAYRDLEQAGWLELRRGSGVYIRSKANGALSAELSLDHLIAELFRSARELQVPLSAVQARLRHWLELQPPDHFLLIEPDAELREIVAAEMRASVTFPVKVADLSACDDADALHACIPVALPSKVETVRKRLPAGTDLLPLRVRSVTDSLGSWLPARQDVLIAVVSSWPDFLKRAQTMLIAAGFDADALIVRDARLNGWQKALPQVTAIVCDTLTATKLPKSCNALPFPVLASSCLLELQQYEEFIRKPLS, from the coding sequence ATGCGCCTCTGGATTTCGCACACCAGCGATATTCCCATTCGTGAACAGCTTGGAACGCAGATTGTGCTTGGCATCGTTAGCGACGATCTGAAACCGGGCAGTCGTCTTCCCAGCACGCGTGAGCTTGCGCGTCGATTCCGTGTTCACGCAAACACGGTCAGCGCTGCGTATCGAGACCTCGAACAAGCCGGGTGGTTGGAACTGCGTCGCGGCAGCGGTGTCTACATTCGGAGCAAAGCGAATGGAGCCCTGTCAGCAGAGCTGTCTCTCGATCACTTGATCGCAGAACTGTTTCGTTCCGCCAGAGAATTGCAGGTTCCGCTGAGTGCAGTTCAGGCGCGGCTGCGCCATTGGCTCGAGTTGCAACCGCCCGACCATTTTCTGCTGATTGAGCCCGATGCCGAACTGCGAGAAATCGTCGCCGCCGAGATGCGAGCGTCAGTAACGTTTCCCGTCAAAGTCGCTGATCTAAGCGCCTGCGACGACGCGGATGCCCTTCACGCCTGTATTCCAGTCGCCCTTCCAAGCAAGGTTGAGACCGTGCGGAAAAGATTGCCCGCCGGAACCGATCTCCTTCCGCTGCGCGTGCGTTCTGTTACAGACTCTCTGGGTTCATGGCTTCCGGCGCGACAAGACGTACTCATCGCCGTTGTCTCGAGTTGGCCCGATTTTCTGAAGCGAGCCCAGACGATGCTGATCGCCGCCGGATTCGACGCCGATGCTCTCATCGTCCGCGACGCGCGACTCAACGGCTGGCAGAAAGCTCTTCCGCAGGTTACAGCCATCGTGTGCGATACACTGACCGCGACCAAGCTGCCAAAGAGCTGCAACGCTCTCCCGTTTCCCGTTTTGGCGTCGTCTTGTTTGTTGGAACTCCAACAATACGAAGAGTTCATTCGCAAGCCTCTGTCGTAG
- a CDS encoding FAD-dependent oxidoreductase, with protein MPSTVSDVLIVGAGPTGLVLALWLTRLGVRVRIIDKASEPGTTSRALAVQARTLEFYQQIGLADAVVERGRRVIAANLWVHSKKSARAVFGELGEGISPFPYALVFPQDEHEKLLIERLAQLGVSVERDTELVSFEETADRVLARINLPNGATEASEIAYIAGCDGAHSTVRQALNIGFPGGIYTHLFYVADVQGSGPAMNGDLHVALDRADFLAVFPLRGEGRVRLVGTVRDEAAQGRDQLDWEDVGKTVIESMRVNVERVNWFSTYRVHHRVAERFRHGHAFLLGDAAHIHSPVGGQGMNTGIGDAVNLAWKLAAVLQGRAEASLLDSYEPERIAFARRLVATTDQAFTAVTSPTLTARLIRLDMVPLLFPLLFKFKQARRYLFRTVSQTVVNYRGSSLSEGRAGSVHGGDRLPWVKVTINGIEHDNFEPLTSLDWQAHLYGQSTSELETFCAQRNLPLHVFPWSPKMGRSGLQQNALYLVRPDGYVALSDPSATVTGAASYLDRRNLRFQTREAARGPFVIPYQK; from the coding sequence ATGCCTTCAACCGTTAGTGATGTTCTGATCGTCGGCGCCGGGCCGACAGGTCTTGTCTTAGCGTTATGGCTCACGCGGCTGGGCGTACGCGTGCGAATCATCGACAAGGCTTCGGAACCGGGGACCACGTCGCGTGCTCTTGCTGTCCAAGCTCGAACTCTGGAGTTCTACCAGCAGATCGGCCTCGCCGATGCCGTCGTGGAGCGCGGACGCAGGGTGATCGCTGCAAATCTCTGGGTGCATAGCAAAAAGTCTGCTCGCGCTGTGTTCGGCGAGTTGGGCGAGGGCATAAGTCCATTTCCCTACGCGCTGGTCTTCCCACAGGATGAGCACGAGAAATTGCTCATCGAGCGCCTCGCTCAGCTTGGCGTCAGTGTCGAACGCGACACAGAGCTTGTAAGTTTCGAAGAAACCGCCGATCGCGTGCTGGCGCGCATCAATCTTCCTAATGGAGCGACGGAAGCCTCTGAAATTGCCTACATCGCCGGATGCGACGGCGCGCACTCCACTGTCCGCCAGGCATTGAACATTGGATTTCCCGGCGGAATCTACACACATCTGTTCTACGTCGCCGACGTGCAAGGCAGCGGTCCGGCGATGAACGGCGATCTCCACGTCGCGCTCGATCGAGCCGACTTCCTTGCCGTGTTTCCACTGAGAGGCGAAGGAAGAGTGCGACTCGTCGGCACCGTGCGCGACGAAGCCGCACAAGGACGCGACCAACTCGACTGGGAAGACGTCGGTAAGACTGTCATTGAGTCCATGCGGGTCAACGTCGAGCGCGTGAACTGGTTTTCGACTTACCGCGTGCATCATCGCGTAGCCGAACGCTTTCGCCATGGACACGCGTTTTTACTCGGTGACGCCGCGCACATTCATAGTCCGGTCGGCGGACAAGGCATGAATACCGGAATCGGCGACGCTGTGAATCTCGCCTGGAAACTTGCGGCCGTGTTGCAAGGCAGAGCTGAAGCTTCACTTCTCGACAGTTATGAACCAGAACGAATCGCGTTTGCGCGACGATTGGTTGCGACCACCGACCAGGCGTTTACTGCCGTCACGAGTCCAACCCTGACCGCACGGCTGATTCGACTCGACATGGTCCCTTTGCTATTCCCACTGCTCTTCAAATTCAAACAAGCTCGACGCTACCTGTTCCGCACGGTTTCACAAACAGTGGTGAATTATCGCGGAAGCAGCCTGAGCGAAGGCCGCGCCGGATCAGTTCATGGCGGCGACCGACTGCCCTGGGTGAAGGTAACGATTAACGGAATCGAACATGACAATTTCGAGCCGCTGACTTCGCTCGACTGGCAAGCCCATCTGTATGGTCAGTCGACATCTGAGCTGGAAACGTTCTGCGCCCAGCGAAATCTTCCACTGCACGTCTTCCCATGGAGTCCCAAAATGGGCCGCAGCGGCTTGCAACAAAACGCCCTTTATTTGGTGCGTCCCGATGGGTATGTTGCTCTCTCCGATCCTTCAGCTACTGTCACGGGAGCAGCTTCGTATCTGGATCGTCGCAATTTACGATTTCAGACGAGAGAGGCTGCCAGAGGTCCATTCGTGATTCCATACCAGAAGTGA